The DNA segment CCGGTCCCGGCGCTCCGGGAGCGGCATCTTGGCGCGTTTCAGGGATTGACCTTCGAGGAGATTGTGGCGCGGTTCCCTGACCTGTGGGAGGCGGTCTTCCGGGGGGACGGTCGTCCTCCGGGCGGGGAGACACGCGCTGAGGTTGGCGCGCGCGTGCGCTGCTTCCTCCGCGAGCTGCGCGCTGCGCCGCCAGCGGAGACAGTCGTGCTGGTCGGTCATGGCGGGTCGTTGCGCGCTGCCTTCGCTGAACTGCTCGGGCTGCCGCAGGAAGAGGGGTGGCGGTTCCGGGTCGACAACGGGTCGTTGACTATCTTCGCCCTCTACCCCGAGGGCGCGGTCGCGGAGGTGCTCAACGACACCTGTCACCTCGACGGGGGAAGGAGCCCCGAATGGTAGCGCGGACGCTGATGGTGCAAGGGACAGCCTCATCCGTGGGTAAGAGCGCGCTGGTCACCGCACTCTGCCGGATCTTTCGTCAGGACGGGCTGCGCGTCGCACCGTTCAAGTCCCAGAACATGGCGCTCAACTCAGCGGTAACGGTGGACGGCGGGGAGATCGGGCGCGCCCAAGCGGAGCAGGCGGCAGCAGCCGGGATCGAGCCGACGGTCGACATGAACCCGATCCTGCTCAAGCCCGAAGGGGAGATGCGCTCGCAGGTTGTCGTCCGCGGTCGTCCGTGGGCGACCCTCAGCGCGTGGGAGTACCAGCAGCGCAAGGCGGAACTGCTCGGCGTTGTGGCCGAGTCGCTTGCTCGTCTCCGCGCCGCGTATGACCTCGTCATCATCGAAGGCGCGGGCAGCCCGGCCGAGATCAATCTCAAGGCGGACGAGATCGTCAACATGCGGGTCGCAGCGCTCGCCGACGCGCCCGTGCTGCTCGTCGGCGACATCGACCGCGGCGGGGTCTTTGCCTCGCTCCTCGGTACGCTTGAGCTGCTGGAGCCGGACGAACGGGCGCGGATCGCGGGGCTCGTGATCAACAAATTTCGCGGAGATCGGCGGCTGCTGCAGCCGGGGCTAGAGGTGCTGGAGGCGCGCACGGGGAAACCGGTGCTCGGCGTTATTCCCTACCTGCCGAATATCGGACTTGCCGAAGAGGACTCTGCAACCTTGGAGGACCGCCCGGCGGCTGCAGCCGATGGCCGCGTTGAGATCGCCGTCATCCGCCTGCCCCGGCTGAGCAATTACGACGATTTCGACCCGCTCGCTGCTGAGGCGGCCGTTCGCTTTGTCGACCAGCCGCGTCACCTTGGGGAGCCTGACCTGATCATCGTGCCTGGCACGAAGAGTACGGCGGCCGACCTCGCTTGGCTGCGCGCGAGCGGTCTTGCAGCGGCGATCGTCGAGCATGTCGAACGAGGGGTTCCGCTCCTCGGCATCTGCGGCGGCTATCAGATGCTCGGTCGGCAGATCCTCGACCCTGATCGTGTCGAAGCGGAGGCGACCACCACGCCAGGGCTTGGTCTGCTCGATGTCGTAACCGAGTTTCTGCCGGAGAAGCAGACGGTGCGCGTGGAGGGGGTGGTCGAGGGCGGCGCAGGGCCGTTTGCGGCGCTGCAAGGAAAGCGGTTCCGGGGGTATGAAATTCACCATGGCCGCACCCGTCGTGGCGCGGAGATGAGCTGGCTGCGGCTGGAGCAGCGCTCAGGTCACCGGGTGGATGATGTCGACGGCGCGTTGCG comes from the Dehalococcoidia bacterium genome and includes:
- a CDS encoding histidine phosphatase family protein, coding for MKLLCVRHGESVWNAEGRTQGQADVALSERGRQQAAAIAGRLERVPIGAVFSSDLVRAWETALPIAAAHGAPLVPVPALRERHLGAFQGLTFEEIVARFPDLWEAVFRGDGRPPGGETRAEVGARVRCFLRELRAAPPAETVVLVGHGGSLRAAFAELLGLPQEEGWRFRVDNGSLTIFALYPEGAVAEVLNDTCHLDGGRSPEW
- a CDS encoding cobyric acid synthase, with the translated sequence MVARTLMVQGTASSVGKSALVTALCRIFRQDGLRVAPFKSQNMALNSAVTVDGGEIGRAQAEQAAAAGIEPTVDMNPILLKPEGEMRSQVVVRGRPWATLSAWEYQQRKAELLGVVAESLARLRAAYDLVIIEGAGSPAEINLKADEIVNMRVAALADAPVLLVGDIDRGGVFASLLGTLELLEPDERARIAGLVINKFRGDRRLLQPGLEVLEARTGKPVLGVIPYLPNIGLAEEDSATLEDRPAAAADGRVEIAVIRLPRLSNYDDFDPLAAEAAVRFVDQPRHLGEPDLIIVPGTKSTAADLAWLRASGLAAAIVEHVERGVPLLGICGGYQMLGRQILDPDRVEAEATTTPGLGLLDVVTEFLPEKQTVRVEGVVEGGAGPFAALQGKRFRGYEIHHGRTRRGAEMSWLRLEQRSGHRVDDVDGALRQDGLVAGCYIHGFFDADELRAALLEALARRRGRAVVSRPFSRQHAFDRLADHVRRHLDLAALRRIIGLSSD